The sulfur-oxidizing endosymbiont of Gigantopelta aegis genomic interval TGTACGTGATTTCAACTTGCCAGCAATGGGAATAAAAATAACTGTGGCCAATAATGAACCATAAAATGTGGTCAGTAAGGCCACTGCCATTGACGGGCCAATGGTTGAGGGATCATCAAGCGTACTCAACATTTGAATAAGACCGATCAAGGTGCCTAACATGCCAAACGCAGGAGCATAAGTGGCCATTTTTTTAAACACATCCTGAACATTGAAATGTCGTGCTTTCATGGAATTAATCTCCGTGCGTAGGACATGACGAATCATTTGTTCATCGGAGGCATCAGCAATTAAATTGCAGGCACGTTTTAAAAAAGGTGAATTGGTTTTAACTTCCGACAGAGCCAGCAAACCTTTTCTACGACTGAGTTGTGTGAGTTGCAACATGGTTTGAATCAATTGCTCAGGCCGTTGTTTGTTGGTGCCAAAAACAAAGGCCGCACTTTTAAAGGCAGTAATAATATCTTTAAGAGGAAAGGTCAGTAAGGTGGCAGCAATCGTGCCACCAAAAACAATCATCATACCCGGCACATTGATGAAGGTTGAGGCATTGCCACCGAGTAATATGGCAGAAACAATCAATGCAAACCCCGAAATAATACCAATTAGTGAAGCAAAATCCATAGCAATGAGTGCCTAAAATGTGTGAGACCGAGGGCGTTGAGATGCTTTAATTGTAGACCAGATAAATGGATAGGCAAGGTGGGGATAAAGGGAGAGGTTCTTCGCTCATTTTTATTGACTTATCAGCAAGTAACACCTATAAATTAACAGTAGTACAAATTCCCCTGTGCCATGATAGATCTTTGTAAATTAAAGGAATTGTTGTTAATGAGTTTGAAGTTTTGGAATTTTAACTATTGGAAGTTGAACTATCGTTGTTTAAGATTATCACTTTTTTTGACCAGTTATTTAATAATAAGTATGGCACATGCAGACAGTATACAAGCTGATCGACCTGGGTTCAGCACGGGTACCTATACCGTAGCGCCGGGCTATAGTCATATTGAAGTTGGCTTACAATATGATAAGGGCAATAATATTGGTGAGCGAGGCAGTTATACCGCACCCTTATTAAACTATAGAATGGGGCTGACGGATGAAACCGAGCTTAATCTTCTATGGGATGGTTGGAATAAAAGCAATGGTGATTCTTCTTTGACCAATGGTGACTTAATGCTGGGCTTGAAACAACGCATCGTGACCAATGAAGACTATAATATATCCTGGTTGGGCTTTGTTACGTTGCCTACAGGCACTCGAAGTAATGCTCAGCATTTTTCCCCGTTTATTGGTTTACTCTGGGATCGTACCATTACAGATAATATTTCTTTATTTGGCACTTTACAATTGGTCTCTTATGTTGAATCCAGAGACCGAAAAAACCAATTTCAGCCAGCGATAGGCTTGTCCTATCAGCATACTGATAAATTGGGTAGCTATGTAGAAATATACAGTGATATTGCTATGAATACGAGTGTTGCACCGGCGAGCGTGTTTGATGCAGGACTTACTTATTTGTTAACGGATTCAATACAGGTCGATTTTAATTTTGGCCTAGCAACGGATCGTCGCTCATCTGATTTTGCAGGCTTTGGTTTTGCCATACGTTTCTAGGTTAATGGCTGTGTCAAACTTCACCCATAATATTCATCGTAAATTGTTTACTCAATAATCTATTAAGGTAAAAGTATCAATCAGTCATGAGCTTAAGTAATAAAATAAATTATATACAACAAGCATGGAATGATTTGCGTATTGGTGCACGCCTGACAATCGGTGTGAGCACCATCTTATTTCTCACCGTTGTTGTTGGTCTAGTGGGTTGGGTCACGCTGGAATCTCAGTCTCGCTCACAAATTTTAGCCAATCAGGCGATTGATTTAGTCAGTGCATTACGTGCTGCACGTCAGGACGAAAAAAACTATATGCTCAGTGGTGATGCCATCCATATTAAAGAAACGCTGGAAGGCATAGAAAATATCCGAAAAAATGCTGAAAGACTCAAGTCTGACTTAGAAAAAGAATTACATGCGATGCTGAATGATTTATTAGCTGAGCGGGATAACTATCAAACTGAATTTGAAAATTTTGTTGAATTGAATTATAAAAAATCGCTCAGCTTAAAAGAGATGGTAAGTCAGGGACGAGAACTGGAAAATACGGCGGTTATCTTACGTGATGATCAGAAAAAAGAATTGCAGCGTCTGGAAACTTTGGCCGTTACCTCATCCGATGAACGCCAGGAAAAAAGAGAAAAAGCGGATGATGCTAATCGCATGATTAAGCTGATGGGTGAAGCACGACAACAAGAGAAAAATTTCCTGCTACGCAATAATCCGCGTTATGCCGATGATACAGAAAACCTGGTCGATAAACTCATTATTCAGGCTAATTCCACTAAATCTCGCTTTGAAGATGTAGAAAATCAACGTTTGGCACAACAAATTATTGATGCTGCCGAGCAATATAAAAAGGATCTAAAAGCCGTTGTTGAGGGTGAAAAAGAAAATACTCAGGCATTAGCAACCATTATTATTTTGGGTCGTTTAGTGGAAGATCACTCGGTTAAACTCCGTGAAGATCAAAAACAAGAACTCTTAAAATTAGAACAGCAAACGACTGACACAGGGAAGCAGCGACTGGATAAACGTGAGAAGGCCGATCTGGCCAATCGTATCATTAAACTCATGGGAGAGGCGCGGCAACAGGAAAAAAACTTTTTACTGCGTAAGGAACAATCTTATGCTGAAGTCACTTATGACTTGGTCAGAGAAATGATCAAACAGGCGGTTGATTTACGGCAGCGTTTTCAGGACAAACAAAATAAAAAATTAGTCAATCAAGTCATTGAAGCTGCAAAACAGTATTTGGATGAATTTAACAAGATTGTTAAGATAACCAACGCCAATGTCTTAGCTCAGGATTCAATGGCATCATTGGGGCGTAAAGTGGAAGATCGTTCATCTCAATTGAGGGATGATCAGAAACAAGAACTACAGCGCCTGGAGCGCATTTCAACACGTTCTTCTAAGCAACGGCTGGATAAACGCATCAAGGCGGATACGGCGAATCGTATTATTAAGCTAATGGGCGAAGCCAGACAACAGGAAAAAAACTTTCTATTACGTAAGGAGCAAGCTTATGTTGAACAAACCCGCACCTTGGTGAATCAGGCAGTACGTCAGGCACAATTATTACGCGAACGATTTCAGGATAAGCAAAACCGTGAATTAGCGGATAAAATTATTAGCGCTGCACAAAGTTATTCACAAGAATTTGAAGATGTTGTGGTGGCTGAAAATGAGCAGGTGCAACAGCAAGCACGTATGGTGAATGCCGCTCGTGAGATTGAGCAATGGGCAGGTCAAATTCGTCATAAAACACAATTGTCTGCGGATAATGCTAAAGAAACCGCTGTCGTTATCATTCTATTGACCTTAGCTCTGGCGTTAATTCTAGGGGTTGCTGCGGCGGTTATATTGACCAATAGTATTTCCAAGCCTATTCAGGAACTTGTTGAGGTCATTAACCGACTGGCACGCGAAGATAATGTGGATGTACCCTTGGTGATGAATCAGGACGAAATTGGTAAAATTGCCCGCGCAATTTCAAACTTTAAAGAAGTTATTCTACGGCGTAAAGAAAAAACCGAGGCACAGCTCATTCAAGCTGAGAAAATGGCCGCATTGGGCGATTTGGTTGCCGGTGTGGCTCATGAAATTAATACGCCAATAGGTATTGCCGTGACGGGTAGTACACACTTGCAAGATCAAATCACCTTATTAGAGCAAAGCTTTGATCAGGGCAAACTGACAAAATCAGAATTTAAAGACTTTGTCGATAATGCGATGCCAACAGCAGCAACGATACAAAATAATTTGGAGCGAGCCTCTGCCTTAATCAAAAGTTTCAAGCAAGTGGCCGTTGATCAATCCAGTCAGGAATTAAGAATCATAAAAATAGCCGATTATATTAATAATGTGTTAGTCAGTTTACACCCTAAGATCAAACAAACTAAACATCAGATTTTAGTTGAAGGCGATCAACAATTGATGATTGAAACAGTGCCGGGTGCACTGTCACAAGTGATCACTAATTTGGTTATGAACTCCTTAACACATGGTTATGAGACTGACTCAGAGTCTGGCATTATAAAAATTAATATCGCATCTGAAAATAAAGATGTCATTATAACGTATAGTGATGATGGGAAAGGCATGAGTGATGAAACGGCAAAACGTATTTATGAACCCTTTTTTACGACTAAGCGTGGTACCGGTGGTAGTGGTCTGGGACTGAGTATTATTTTCAATTTGGTCACACAAACATTAGGTGGTGTTATTCATTGCTCCACAAAATATGAGCAGGGTGTAAGCTTTGAGATACGCTTTCCAATCAAAAAAGAAATGGATAACATAAATGATTGAAGATGATGATCTGTTATTTAATGACGATGATGATGAGACAAATGTGAATGATAAGACATCATTAAAGAGTGATTTGCAAGCCTGGAAATTACTCATTGTTGATGATGATCCTGAAGTACATCAAATTACCAAATTATCTTTAGTTAATTTCAAATTTGAAAATAGAGGTTTGGAATTTTTGCAGGCATATAGTGCTGAAGAAGCTTTAAAAATTATTCAGTCAACGCCTGACATTGCACTCACATTACTGGATGTGGTAATGGAAACAGAACATGCTGGCCTAGAGTTAGTCGAAAAAATCCGTACACAACTGAACAATAATCGCATTCGAATTATTCTCAGAACCGGGCAACCGGGGGTGGCGCCGGAAAGAGATATCATTGTTCATTATGATATTAATGATTATGCAGAAAAAGCCGAATTATCAGCCCAAAAATTATTTACCTTAGTTGTCGCTAGCTTACGTGCTTATCGAGATATCGTAAAATTAGAAGATAGTCGGGCTGAGCTAGTGGAAGCTAATTTACGTTTATCAAAAGAGCGTGAACGCATACAAGTAACCCTGGATTCAATTGGTGATGGGGTAATGACGACTGATGCACAAGGTTTGATCACCCATCTTAATCCAGTGGCAGAAAAATTGACCGGCTGGAGTCTACAAGATGCTTGCGGACTGGATGTTAAAAACGTTTTTCCTATTGTTGATGCCTCCAGTGGCGAGACGATTTCAAACCCCATTGACAAAGTCATTGCCACGGGCGAAACCGTCTATTTGAGTAATCATACCACACTGATTTCCAGAACCGGGAAGCAATTTCAGATTGCAGATTCGGCAGCGCCTATTAGAGGTGCAGACCAGCAGATTGTGGGTATGGTGCTGACCTTTAATGATGTGACAGAGCAATACAGTCTGCGCGAAGCGGCTAAACAGAGCTAACATCATCTGCAAATGATTATGGATCATACTCCCGCTATTATTTATGCCAAAGATATTCAAGGTCACTATCTTTTTGTAAATCAGAAGTTCAAGTCGTTTTTTGAACTCACGACAGAGGAAGTCATTGGTAATACGGATTTTGATATTTTCCCTGCTGAAATTGCCACAGCATTCCGCAAAAACGACCAGCTTGTTTGGGAGTCAGGAAAGGCCTTGGAAGCTGAAGAAAGCGCACCTTATAAGGATGAAATCCGACATTATTTATCGGTTAAATTTCCTATTTTAGATGCTGCTGGCATGGCCTATGCGATGTGTGGTATTTCAACGGATATCAGTGAGCACAAGAAACAGGAAGAACAATTGCGCCGAAGCCAAAAAATGGAGGCCATCGGTCAACTCACCGGTGGTATTGCACATGATTTTAATAATCAACTGGGTGTGGTGCTCGGTTACTTAGATTTTATCAATGACTCCGTTGAAGATGATAAAAAACTGCAAAAATGGATTGGTACAGCCACCAAAGCTGCATTACGCTGCACTGATCTAACGCGCCAGTTATTGTCTTTTTCACGCACCCAAGCGAATGAAAAAACCGTAGTCGATATTAACTCTAAATTAGAAGAGTTAAAAAATATGTTGGCCCGTTCTATCACGCCTGCAATTGTAATCCAATATTTTTTAGCGGATGACCTCTGGCTAACAGAAACGGATGGCGGAGAGTTTCAAGACGCTATTTTAAACTTGGTTATTAACGCCCGAGATGCGATGCCTAATGGTGGTAAGTTATTAATTGAAAGCAGTAATAAAACAATTGATAGTGATTGTACGCACATTAATTCGACAGCGACTGCGGGTGATTATGTTCAAATTATGCTCAGTGATACCGGAATGGGCATGGATAAAGCCACTCAGGAGCGTATTTTTGAACCATTTTATACCACCAAGCCTAAAGGGGAAGGTACGGGCTTAGGGATGGCGATGGTGTATGGTTTTGTGAAACGCTATGGTGGTTTTTTTCAAATCTATTCGGAAGTCGATGTGGGTACAACAATGCGCTTGTATTTACCGCGTACGCTTTCGGAGCAGGAAAATGCTGTTTTACCTGAAAAGAAAGGCGTTATTCCATCCGGTTCAGAAACGGTTTTAATTGTTGATGATGAAGTAGATTTATTAAATTTAGCCGACACTTATCTCTCTGCTTTAGGTTACCAAACTTTTTTGGCTGAAAATGCCCAACAGGCGATGGCAATCATGGCAAAACAGCCGAATATTGATGTGTTATTCAGTGATGTGGTGATGCCGGGTGGTGTTAATGGTTACGAGTTAGCCGAGCAAGCCATAGAAAAATATCCACATATTAAAGTGCTGCTGACTTCGGGCTTCACTTCGAACACCATCGCTCAAAATGGGCAGCAACGCTTTACAAGACAATTATTAACGAAACCCTACCGAAAAATAGAATTGGCTCGGGCGTTACGCAAAGTGATAGCAAAATCGGTTTAATGAACACTGGATACCTTGTAAGATGTGTTTGAGTGACAAAGCGCAGCAATATTTTTTTTATTTTCTAGAATTATCCCTCCAATCAAGTAGAATACAGCTCTCATTCTTATTAGTGGAACTCTTATGGATAAATTTAGCCTCATTATTGTTATTGGCGTTATCGCCCTGACCGCCTATTATTTTATGTCAAATAAAAATAACGGCAAAACTGCTGTAGAAAATACCCGCCTGGGGGCAGAATATTTGGCTACAAACAAAGTCAAAGAAGGCGTTGTAGAAACAGCATCAGGCTTGCAATATCAGGTGCTGACTCAAGGCAGTGGGACACAGCATCCTAGCGCGAAAGCAACGGTTAAGGTGCATTATCATGGCACTCTAATGGACGGTAAAGTTTTTGATAGCTCGGTGGATCGTGGTGAGCCTATTAGTTTCTTGATTACCCACAAAGCTCCGCCATATTTCGATAATTATACTATAATTATACTATAATTAAAGTATAGATTATGTGTGGAGTAGAATGATGTCAAAAAATAAAATTCAGTTTCAAGAAGGTTATAGTTTATTTGAGCTTTTTATCGATTATGGCACTGACAAACAGTGCCGACAAGCCTTATTTAAATGGAAATTTCCTGATGGATTTGTTTGCCCAGAGTGTGGCAATAAGACTTATTGCACTCTAGAACATCGCCATCTTTATCAGTGCCACCATTGTCATCATCAGACATCAGCAACCTGTGGGACAATATTTGATAGTACCAAACTGCCTTTATCTAAGTGGTTTTTAGCGATTCATCTTATGACTCAATTGAAGACAGCGGTTTCAGCATTAGAATTAAAGACAGCTTAAGGTAAGCTACAATACAGCCTGGAGTATGAAACAAAAGATCATGCAGGTTATGAAAGAACGTGATGACAGTAAATCCTTTATCAGGCATCATTCAAATTGATGATGCCTACTGGGGTGGTGAGCACAGAGGCGGCTCCAGAGGTCGTGGTTCAGAAAATAAAACACCGTTCGTTGCAGCCGTTTCTACTAATGAAGATGGACACCCGATTGCAATGAATTTAAATGTGCTTAAAGGGTTTAAATCCAGTGAAATAAAACGATGGGCACAAACTCATTTAACACCTGGAAGTACTGTTTACTCAGATGGGTTAAATTGTTTTCCTGCGGTTAAAGAAGCTGACTGTAAGCATGTTCCAATCGTCACGGGTGGTGGTGCGGCAAGTGTTGATAAAATTGAGTTTATCTGGGTTAACACTATGATAGGTAATATTAAAAAACTCTATGAAGGGAAGCTATCATTCCATTAACTCAAAACATTTACCTCGGTATCTTGCTGAATTTTGTTATCGGTTTAATAGACGCTTTAACTTAAAAAGACATGATGCCAAGGTTTTTATGCGTGGCGATGAAAACGCCACCTATGAATGGAAAGCTCCTAAAAATGGCGGAGCTTTATGGGTAATCAAGATTAGTTTTGCATTAAATCAGGTTATTCCCGGTTGGACTGAAGGACTGCAATTAATGGTTGTCGGTGAAAAGACCCGTTTTTTTATTCCGGCTAAACTCGCCTATGGCAATCGAGCTATGGGCGCCATTGCCCCTGGCTCGACATTGATCTTTGATGTGGAACTCTTAGGTGTTACAGAATAGTATCATGAGTATAAGGCGATGCTAAAAATACTCTGTTTTGGTGATAGCATTACCCTTGGTGAATTAGACCTTGAGTGGGGTGGCTGGGCTGATCGTTTAAAGAGGCACTTTTTTGCCCAATTTTCAGCACAACAAACACAAGACATTGGCCTATATAATCTGGGCATTGCCGGAGAAAATACCGATGGCTTAGTTTATCGATTTGAAACAGAGCTCAAAGCACGTCATATCAATGGTCAACAATTGATTATTTTATTCGCCTATGGTGCAAATGATATTGTCATTCATAAAGATAAAAATATTGTTCCGGAAGCTTATTTTATCAGGAATTTAAAACACTGTATTGAAATAGCTCAAGGTGTTAATGCCGAGATAGTATTATTAGGTGTTTTGCCAATCTCTGACCGCATTGAAGGTCAAGTAAATCAGCATGGCAAGTTGCGTTTTGATAGTGACATACAAAAATATAATGTCATTTTAAACACGCTTGCTCAAAAAATGCATTGCCAATTTATTGATTTATACTCGATTTTTTCGGAAGCTGGCAATAAAGAAAAGTACCTTTCCAGCGATGGATTGCATCCCAATGCTAAGGGACATGAATTGCTCTACAAAAATATAAAGCAACAACTCGAAGCATTAGTTCTTTAACAGGTAAAATTTGTAGGGTGGGCACTGCCCACCAATTGCGGTCAATGAATACTGCTGATGGACAGCTCCCTACGTTCTATTTTTTTTATTTAGCCTTATTTTATTGACTCTTTAGCCTGTCAGTATCAAACTGAACCACGTAAATGCTTCACTTGAGCGATTATAATGGATTAAAGTGAAATATCGCTTATTTATATTGACAACTCAATGGGATTAATTTGAGAAACACACGTATTTTAACATTGGGCATCATTGTATTGGTGTTTATGGTCGCTTTTATCGTCAGTGTATGGAATCCATTTACACCTCGTATAATGAGCCCCAAAGACCAACCAACAGCATGTTGGCAACCGGATTCCCCTATTGCACAGTTTGATCCAAAGACTGCGGTCTATTCTGATTTTCTGCCGATCAATGATGGTATTGATGCACTTTCCTGGCGCTTGGCTCTTATTGAATCGGCTCAAGAGCGTATCGATGTGCAATATTTTATGTGGCACATGGATGAGGTGGGTTTACTGATACTGGAACGCTTATTGAGTGCAGCCGATCGGGGCGTCAAGGTGCGGATCTTATTGGATGATCTCATGGGAGGGCTGGATCGTGAATGGCTTTTGGCCAGTGCCCATGAAAATGTAGAAGTACGATTATTTAATCCTTTTAGAACCCGTGATGATAATTGGTTGGCGAGAGGACCCGAGTGGCTGATTAATATTTCACGCTTAAATCGCCGCATGCATAATAAGTTATTTCTGGTAGATCAGAAAATCGGCATTATGGGCGGTCGAAATATTTCTAATGAATATTTTGGTCTTGGGAGTCATCTTGATTTCCGTGATTTTGATTTGCTGGTATCAGGTCCGGTGTCTTATCAATTGGATGAGAGTTTCGAAACCTTCTGGCATAGCACTTGGACTTATGCACCGAAAAAAATTACCGAACAAAGAAAAAACCAGAACGATCTTGATGTTTTTCGTGAGACAACACGGCAGTGGTTATCAAAGGCAGAGAAGATAGCTTATTTGCAAGACCTAGGCTATAACTGGGAAGATAAATTGACTGAGGCTCGTAAGCGGTTTATACACGCCAGTGCCAAGGTGATTTATGACTGTCCACCGGGGACAAAATCGGACAAGCCAGTGCAAAGGGTGATTGTTAGCTTTCGTGATTTATTGCATGTAACGGACAAAAAAATATTATTGGTATCACCCTATGTGGTACTGCCAGACAGTATACGTGAACATTTGTTTGACGCAATGGAACGGAATGTGACAGTTCAGTTACTGACTAATTCTCTTGCCGCCGCCGATCAAAATATTACTTTTAGTGCCTATGCAAAAAGTCGCAATACATTGCTCAGTAATGGTATAAATATTTATGAAATGAAGGCAAATGGGGAGCATTGGGATAATTATCGTACGCCATTGTCATCCGGTGAATACCTCAGTGTACATGCTAAAATTGTTCTTCTGGATGATGATAAAGTGATGGTGGGTTCGCCTAATCTTGATCCACGTTCGAAGCTTTTGAATTCGGAAATAGCCTTGTTGATCCGTAGCAAAGAACTTTCGCAACGGATTTCGCAACTTTTTAAGCGTGATCTTCAAGCCGAAAATAGTTGGCAAGTCCGCTTAGATGATGCCGGTAAAATGTATTGGGAAGCGGGTGATGAAAAGTACTATAAAGAGCCTGCTCGTTCAACGCTACAACGACTACAGGTGTTCTTTTTCTCGTTATTTCCGATTGATGATCAGCTTTGATTAGTCATTTTTTTTGGTGTTTTTTTCTTCAATCCACTTGCTCATAAAATACTGGCTACGATAAAGATTATGACGTAATATTTGGCCATAAAAATTATTTTTTCGATGTGCTGATAAATTATTCATTAATTGTTTGATGGTGTTTATAAAGGCGAGCGTATGTTGTGATTCATTGAATTGTTGCTTAATAATTTGCTCACCATGCTGCTGACTTACTTGCCAAAGTGTTTTATCTTGATAGAGTTGAATGGCACTTTGGGCAATTTCCTCAGGTGTTTCGGCAATGAGTCCACCCCACGATGAAGGCTCATTGTTTTTGCTCTCATTTAGCGCCATTCCTTCCTGACCAATGGCGGTACTGATACAAGGTGTACCTGATAACCAACCATCCGCTATTTTACCTTTGATGCCTGCACCAAAGCGCAAGGGTGCTAAATTAACGCGGTATTGGCCTAGAGTTACAAGAGCATCGTCTGCTCGACCTTTAATAAAGAATCCCTTTTCGGGCTGGTGTAATTGCCAGACTTTTTCTGATGGGTAAGCACCATAAACATGTAGTTCTGCTTGTGGTAGTTGTTTTCTAATGAGTGGCCAGATAGATTGATAGCACCATAAGACGGCATCCCAATTGGGTGGGTGTAGAAAATTGCCTATCATGACAAAATGCTCACGGCTGTTATATGGCTGATGGCTGTTATAAGAATTTTTATGAATAATATGATGCTTGTTTTCTAATGTCAGCATAAAGGGACAATAGAGTAAAATTTCCGCTGCTATGTTAAATTGCTCCGTCAGCAATTGCATTTCATAGCTGGAAATAATCAAACTGAGATCACAACGTAAAATAGCCCCTATTTCACGCACACAGTCATCACTGTATAAATCCAGTTCTTGCTTACTTTGTAAGGCTTTTTGTCGGGCTCTACGCAGAAAGTGCAAGTCCTGAGTGTCGAGGATATTAATGGCTGCTGGAAAATGCGCCTGTACCCGGGGAGCAAATTGTTCTTCGGTGATAAAGCGATCATAAATAACAATGTCGGGTTGGATCGTTAGAATGAAATCATCAAAGGAACTGTCATTGAGTTTGATTGCCTGACTGGTAATATTCAGTTGCTCTAAGTTCGCACAATACTCAGTTTTATCGGCGGCACTGCTAAAATAAATTTGCCAATTGGATTCACTTTGTAGGGCTTTTAACAAGGCTAAAGTCCGATAACCAGCTGCAGAAGAACTGGGTTCAGGCCATAGATGACCAATGAAGAGAATTGTTTGTTTGCTCATTAGTTAGTATTCATCCGTTTATTCTAAAATTATTTGATAATTGCGACCGTAGGGTGGGCATGGCTTTATCTGCCCACGCTGACTCAAGCGCTTATTATGTACACTTTCAGCGTGGGCACAAAAAGCGTGCCCACCCTACGGTTCTTTATATAAAAAAACCTATTTACGGATGGATACTAGTTAGCTTTTGCTATCAATCGGAATAATACCTTCTAAATGCGTGGCGATAATGGCCTTAGCCTGCTTGATAAAGGCAATAAAATAAGCTTGTTCCCGATCTTCCTTGCGGATAGCCGCATATAAGATGCCCCAACAACCCTTTTCTCCCAGCG includes:
- a CDS encoding glycosyltransferase; the protein is MSKQTILFIGHLWPEPSSSAAGYRTLALLKALQSESNWQIYFSSAADKTEYCANLEQLNITSQAIKLNDSSFDDFILTIQPDIVIYDRFITEEQFAPRVQAHFPAAINILDTQDLHFLRRARQKALQSKQELDLYSDDCVREIGAILRCDLSLIISSYEMQLLTEQFNIAAEILLYCPFMLTLENKHHIIHKNSYNSHQPYNSREHFVMIGNFLHPPNWDAVLWCYQSIWPLIRKQLPQAELHVYGAYPSEKVWQLHQPEKGFFIKGRADDALVTLGQYRVNLAPLRFGAGIKGKIADGWLSGTPCISTAIGQEGMALNESKNNEPSSWGGLIAETPEEIAQSAIQLYQDKTLWQVSQQHGEQIIKQQFNESQHTLAFINTIKQLMNNLSAHRKNNFYGQILRHNLYRSQYFMSKWIEEKNTKKND